The following proteins come from a genomic window of Zestosphaera sp.:
- a CDS encoding helix-turn-helix domain-containing protein yields MPRRRYDDAVLREKAVELREKGYTYRQIAEVLGCSTYKVWELLSGYSEVRSRVKQFADLFGRVDRLLAQVKELEDRLGSIKRLGHGNLQDAVLELHRRVSAIEREIDTLRKFAKMRVEGKYSCVHVNERGLCGVMRLSEEISQLSVEEVGGVYYLKVSEQPLLCVACPRYKPSSSRYESSTDKRSS; encoded by the coding sequence GTGCCTAGGAGGAGGTACGACGATGCTGTGTTGAGGGAGAAAGCTGTTGAGTTGAGGGAGAAAGGGTATACGTATAGGCAGATTGCTGAAGTTCTTGGCTGTAGTACGTATAAGGTTTGGGAGCTTCTCTCCGGGTACTCAGAGGTTAGGTCTAGGGTAAAGCAGTTTGCTGACTTGTTTGGTCGGGTCGATAGGCTCTTAGCTCAAGTTAAGGAGCTAGAGGATCGGTTGGGCAGTATTAAGAGGTTGGGCCACGGGAACTTGCAGGATGCTGTGTTAGAGCTCCATAGGAGGGTTTCTGCTATAGAGCGTGAGATTGACACTCTCAGAAAGTTTGCTAAGATGAGGGTTGAGGGAAAGTACTCCTGTGTTCACGTGAATGAGAGGGGTTTGTGTGGGGTAATGAGGCTGAGTGAAGAGATATCTCAGCTGAGTGTTGAGGAGGTAGGTGGTGTGTACTACCTGAAGGTTAGTGAGCAACCACTTCTCTGTGTAGCCTGCCCACGCTATAAGCCCTCGAGCTCACGCTACGAGTCCTCGACAGATAAGCGGTCTAGCTAG